The following is a genomic window from Phaseolus vulgaris cultivar G19833 chromosome 6, P. vulgaris v2.0, whole genome shotgun sequence.
TATTATCTTCACTTTGCACCAAACAAACACAATGGTGGAAATAAAGGGAGTGATGAATGCAATGCATGAGCTGAAACCAGTGTTGTTGATGGTGTTAGTGCAAATTGCATACAGTGCTGTGAATGTGCTTTTCAAGCTCGCCATAAACGATGGAATGAGTGTAAAAGTTGCTACAGCATATCGTCTCGCTTTTGGATCTGCTTTCACTGTTCCTCTTGCTCTCATTTCTGAAAGGTCCATCATCATTTGCTTACTTCACCTTCTTCTCTTTGTTACTTTAAACTTAACCTCATGTTGTACTACAACCCAACATATTAACTtaattctctttcttttctttttcttctgcaCAGGAACAAAAGACCAAAGATGACTTGGAGAGTGCTTTTCATGGCATGTCTTTGTGGATTATTCGGGTATGTGTTATGTGAATGAACTTCTTTTCTCCCCCATGAATAAACTGTCATATGAAGATATATATGCAGTCAATTACgctatattaattaattaatcatcAACCAATCTAATACATGCCTATTATTACAGGGGAAGTttatttcaaaaccttttctATGAATCCTTGGCCATAACATCAGCAACGTTTGCCTCCGCTCTCTACAATCTCATTCCAGCTATCACCTTTGTATTGGCCATCTCCTGCGGGTAATCATCACTTTCCACCATCAACACTATTTTTTCTTAATGTTCATCAATCATGCAGTTAATAAACAGTGTTCAATATAGTTTCATATAGCTAGGAATTGAGGTTAAGGTTAAGAACAATTTATATTAGCAGAACAAAACAGTATTGTTTGATTTAGTGGAAATTGAAGTTAGTGTTGTTTAATCTTGTGCAGTTTCGAAAGGTTGAATTTGAGGGCAGCCGCAGGAAGGGCCAAGGTGTTGGGAACTATAATTGGAATTGGTGGGGCAATGTTGTTGACTTTTATCAAAGGTGCAGAAATTAATATCTGGCCCTTCCACATCAACCTTATGCATCCACATCAGCACCAAGATAGCCACGTGGCACAGTTTCATTCTGACTCTAGCAATAAGTTGTTGGGGGCTCTCTGTTCCATAGCAAGCTGcttctctttttctctctggCTCACCATTCAGGTCACCCACTATCTCATACTCCTTAGTTTAACTTCTTTAACTTGCATCTTTTTTTCCTATTTCTGAAATGGCCTCTTGTGGCACAGGCCAAGATGAGCAAAGAATACCCTTGTCACTATTCAAGCACGGCTCTGATGTCTACAGCAGGAGCAATACAAGCCACTGCTTTTGGTTTCTGTGTTGAGAGAGATCTGAGCCAATGGAAGTTGGGTTGGAATATTAGGTTACTTGCTGTGGCTTATTCGgtatatattcttattttaattattacaacTTCATTTGTTCATATACAATTACATAAAATAGATACATGAATGAAATAAgaaagttaaatttaattattgcaGGGAATCGTGGCCTCTGGAATAGTAGTTATTATCACTGCATGGTGCATACAAAAGAGAGGGCCTCTCTTTGCGTCTGTTTTCAACCCCCTAATGCTTGTGCTTGTGGCTATTGCTGGTTCTTTGATGTTGAACGAGAACTTGTATGTAGGAAGGTACATGTTCTAAATCTCAATTCACCTATATATGTGTGTTTATACTTTCACTTTGGGCCTTGATTACACATATTCATGAGATgggttattttgttttgtatatAGTGTGGTTGGAGCAGTGCTGATAGTGTTTGGGTTGTACATGGTTCTGTGGGGTAAAAGTAAAGAGATGAAAAACATCACTCAGTTAGTTCCATCAGAGACCATTCGAGAAGCTGAAGCCATAGAAGTTGTTGTGGTGTCGACGCCAATGGATCATGAGAAACGTGACCACAAAAACCGAAGCCAAATCACTGATACTACAAGGAATGTGGACAAAGATTGTGAGGATTTGACCAAAAAATAAGGAGACTGATGATGAGGGGTTACGTCTCCTCCGTTAACACTTGTTTTTGCGTTTCATTCTTTTATTCCACTGCTGCTCAATCAACTACACTACACTTTACTgctactaataataatatataatgaaaCTGTATCATAAAGTTTAACATAAGCCTTCATGAATTTCCACTACCAATCACCCCAAACTTCTGGCTCATGATGCTTGGGCCTGGTGTAACAACATAATTTCATGTGGGCCTCTACTTTGGGCTTTAGCCCATAAACATGTATGCATTAGAGAGgtagattttttttgttttatttgccaaccgaaataaataataaatgcatAGACTTTGTTATTatgatataaattttgaaatttctaATATAGTTTAGTGTTTATTTTATGGTGCAAAATTTCAGTTCAACCACGTATTCCCATGTCGTAATCACACTCATCAAATTTattaaacttaaattaataACGTTTAAAAGAAATCACGAAATTAATATGTAGAGTTACTTATTGATATAAATCGTCATATATTCAAACGCAGCCTTTAACTGTGTCgttttcttttcattaattGTTTTTTCGCATAATAAGTAAAGCTGCTAGTGAATTTTTTATAAAGCTaccttattttattaaataaataaatgaattatgtttaaaattagattatatatatgtatgtgttttatattattataaaagattATAACGCTAAGATCacgaataaattatatatatatatatgtatgtgttttatattattataaaagattataaatttCACAATATCATTCTATTGTGAATTGTAtgaagatattttattaaaatactaaattgttacggttaaaaaaattatgaaacctGTTTTCTTTAGTGAATAtctcttttataatttatttttattaaacaaaaataaaaatgagtatAAATATTACGTGACTTATTTTAAGTGAAGGAACTGAAAAAAAATGTCGAAAATGGTGAAGCGAGGTTTTTGGATGGGGTCACCCGCTAGAACCGAACTTGGTGAAATCCACGTGGCTTGATATTAATGACACGCAGTTTGATATAAACGTATGCGTGAGAAGTATGAATACGAAACTATGAATATCCACACAAATACCACAACTGAATGCATTAATTG
Proteins encoded in this region:
- the LOC137832833 gene encoding WAT1-related protein At1g68170-like, yielding MVEIKGVMNAMHELKPVLLMVLVQIAYSAVNVLFKLAINDGMSVKVATAYRLAFGSAFTVPLALISERNKRPKMTWRVLFMACLCGLFGGSLFQNLFYESLAITSATFASALYNLIPAITFVLAISCGFERLNLRAAAGRAKVLGTIIGIGGAMLLTFIKGAEINIWPFHINLMHPHQHQDSHVAQFHSDSSNKLLGALCSIASCFSFSLWLTIQAKMSKEYPCHYSSTALMSTAGAIQATAFGFCVERDLSQWKLGWNIRLLAVAYSGIVASGIVVIITAWCIQKRGPLFASVFNPLMLVLVAIAGSLMLNENLYVGSVVGAVLIVFGLYMVLWGKSKEMKNITQLVPSETIREAEAIEVVVVSTPMDHEKRDHKNRSQITDTTRNVDKDCEDLTKK